Proteins encoded by one window of Blautia argi:
- a CDS encoding shikimate kinase, which yields MTPNKKTHVFPFNLILIGFMGTGKSTVARYLGKTQHMEIIEMDEEIAHREGKSIPDIFAEKGEAYFRDLESHLLKELQRETNQILSCGGGIVLRPENITQMKKNGKVILLTASPETVLERVKHDNSRPVLKNRKNTEDIARLMDERRDKYLAAADLVISTDHKSISQICEEILTEVSCFC from the coding sequence ATGACACCGAATAAAAAAACACACGTCTTCCCTTTTAATCTCATACTCATTGGTTTTATGGGCACCGGAAAAAGTACGGTTGCCAGATACCTTGGCAAAACACAGCATATGGAAATCATCGAAATGGACGAAGAAATCGCCCATAGAGAAGGAAAAAGTATTCCGGATATCTTTGCTGAAAAAGGAGAAGCTTATTTCAGAGATCTGGAATCCCATCTTTTAAAAGAACTGCAAAGAGAAACAAACCAGATTCTTTCCTGCGGCGGCGGCATTGTGCTACGCCCGGAAAATATCACACAAATGAAAAAAAACGGGAAGGTCATACTCCTCACCGCCAGCCCGGAAACCGTACTGGAACGGGTAAAGCATGACAATTCCCGCCCTGTCCTGAAAAACAGGAAAAACACAGAAGACATTGCCCGTCTTATGGACGAACGCAGGGACAAGTACCTGGCAGCCGCGGATTTGGTTATTTCCACAGACCACAAAAGCATTTCTCAAATCTGCGAGGAAATCCTGACAGAGGTATCCTGCTTCTGCTAA
- a CDS encoding MarR family winged helix-turn-helix transcriptional regulator, with translation MTDKKKDDSFQSKFVKLTHLYFRNTFCLFSEIGIHPKQIPLLCQLEKKEGMSQKEISENLHISAATVAVSMKRLEKTGVIERRSDQEDQRRIRIYLTERGRELIEKVRTCVEQNEKMIFQGFSESEMCLMKRFFDQMIANLEEDRTL, from the coding sequence ATGACAGATAAGAAAAAAGATGATAGCTTTCAGAGCAAGTTTGTAAAGCTGACACATCTGTATTTCCGCAATACCTTTTGTCTGTTCAGTGAAATTGGGATTCACCCAAAGCAGATTCCTCTGCTGTGTCAACTGGAAAAAAAGGAGGGCATGAGCCAGAAGGAAATTTCCGAAAACCTTCATATCAGTGCAGCAACAGTGGCTGTTTCCATGAAGCGTCTGGAAAAGACAGGCGTGATTGAGCGAAGAAGCGATCAGGAGGATCAGAGGCGAATCCGCATTTATCTGACCGAGAGAGGGAGGGAACTCATAGAAAAGGTGAGAACCTGTGTGGAGCAAAATGAAAAAATGATTTTTCAGGGCTTTTCTGAAAGTGAAATGTGCCTGATGAAGCGTTTTTTTGACCAGATGATTGCAAATCTGGAGGAAGATAGAACATTATAG
- a CDS encoding ABC transporter ATP-binding protein: protein MLKMFHYMKERWHYIVMIILLLFVQAFCDLSLPDYTSKIVNVGIQQKGIEDGVPDTLRKESMEQISLFLEEEDSEKVKASYEEDGDIYRLKEITREEREELNQILGIPEMVVSGLWDDSSKEVAKIKEQLQVPEEAKLLEVFAQMPKEQLSAMKEGMTEKFEEMPESIVTQSAVLFVEEEYKAQGKDMDALQTQYILISGLKMLGLALLAMGAAIMVTFLSSQVAATLGKNLRNHVYRKVISFSGEELNHFSTASLITRSTNDVQQVQLLFTLLFRIVLYAPILGIGGVYKVFQTDASMTWILGLAVVVIMLFVALLFKIAMPKFTKLQYLIDELNLVSREILTGVPVIRAFSREKHEEERFEEANARLTKTNLFVNRCMTFMMPVMMLIMNGVTVLIVWNGSHAVNDGTMQVGNMMAFMQYAMQIIMAFLMITMMSIMIPRAKVAATRINEVLETQVSIHDPEHTEETKEELKGDVVFEHVGFAYPGADEESLTDIDFHAKKGETVAFIGSTGSGKSTLVNLIPRFFDVTSGRILVDGVDIRSLKLHDLRQKIGYVPQKGVLFSGTIDSNIRYGKPEVTQDEVKRAAQIAQAWDFIQEKEEGVNSAIAQGGSNVSGGQKQRLSIARAIAKEPEIYIFDDSFSALDYKTDVVLRRALKKETKDATTLIVAQRISTILHADKILVLDEGKVVGQGTHKELLKTCEVYRQIAISQLSEEELADE, encoded by the coding sequence ATGTTAAAAATGTTTCATTACATGAAGGAGCGGTGGCACTATATTGTCATGATTATCCTTCTGTTATTTGTCCAGGCATTTTGCGATTTGTCCCTGCCGGATTACACGTCTAAAATTGTCAACGTGGGAATTCAGCAAAAGGGCATTGAGGACGGAGTGCCGGATACCCTGAGAAAAGAATCCATGGAGCAGATTTCTCTGTTTCTGGAGGAAGAGGACAGCGAAAAGGTAAAAGCGTCTTATGAGGAAGACGGAGATATTTACCGGTTAAAGGAAATAACCAGGGAAGAACGGGAAGAATTAAATCAGATTCTGGGAATCCCGGAAATGGTTGTCAGCGGATTGTGGGACGATTCCTCCAAAGAGGTTGCAAAGATAAAAGAACAGCTGCAGGTTCCAGAGGAAGCCAAGCTTCTGGAAGTGTTTGCCCAGATGCCAAAGGAACAGTTAAGTGCCATGAAAGAGGGAATGACGGAAAAGTTTGAGGAAATGCCGGAATCCATTGTAACACAGAGCGCAGTTCTCTTTGTGGAAGAAGAATACAAGGCGCAGGGAAAGGATATGGACGCTTTGCAGACACAGTATATTCTCATAAGCGGTCTGAAAATGCTGGGACTGGCGCTTCTTGCCATGGGAGCAGCCATTATGGTGACTTTCTTATCCTCCCAGGTGGCAGCAACCCTTGGTAAGAATCTGCGAAATCATGTGTACAGAAAGGTTATTTCTTTTTCAGGAGAGGAATTAAACCATTTTTCTACAGCCTCTCTGATTACCAGAAGTACTAATGATGTACAGCAGGTACAGCTTCTTTTTACGCTGTTGTTCCGTATTGTGCTATATGCGCCTATTCTGGGTATCGGCGGTGTGTATAAGGTATTCCAGACCGATGCGTCCATGACCTGGATTCTGGGGCTTGCGGTAGTGGTGATTATGCTGTTTGTGGCGCTGCTTTTCAAAATTGCCATGCCGAAATTTACAAAACTACAGTATCTGATCGATGAGCTGAATCTGGTATCCAGAGAAATTCTCACCGGTGTTCCGGTGATCCGTGCCTTCAGTCGGGAAAAGCATGAGGAAGAACGGTTTGAGGAGGCAAATGCAAGACTGACAAAGACAAACCTGTTTGTAAACCGCTGTATGACCTTTATGATGCCTGTGATGATGCTGATTATGAACGGCGTTACGGTTCTGATTGTATGGAACGGTTCTCACGCAGTCAATGACGGAACTATGCAGGTTGGAAATATGATGGCATTTATGCAGTATGCTATGCAGATTATTATGGCATTTCTCATGATTACCATGATGTCCATTATGATTCCCCGTGCAAAGGTAGCGGCAACCCGTATTAACGAAGTTCTGGAAACACAAGTGAGCATTCATGACCCTGAACATACAGAGGAAACAAAGGAAGAGTTAAAAGGTGATGTAGTGTTTGAGCATGTGGGCTTTGCCTATCCGGGAGCAGACGAGGAATCTCTGACAGACATTGATTTCCATGCGAAAAAGGGAGAAACTGTGGCATTTATCGGAAGTACGGGAAGTGGAAAGAGTACTCTGGTAAATCTGATTCCACGTTTCTTTGACGTGACTTCAGGAAGAATTCTGGTGGACGGTGTGGATATCCGTAGCCTGAAGTTGCATGATCTGCGGCAGAAAATCGGTTATGTGCCGCAAAAGGGTGTGCTGTTCTCCGGTACCATTGATTCCAATATCCGCTACGGAAAGCCAGAAGTGACACAGGACGAGGTAAAACGGGCAGCCCAGATTGCACAGGCATGGGATTTTATCCAGGAAAAGGAAGAAGGCGTAAATTCAGCCATTGCCCAGGGCGGCTCCAACGTATCCGGAGGACAGAAGCAGCGTCTGTCCATTGCAAGAGCTATTGCAAAAGAGCCGGAAATCTATATTTTCGATGACAGCTTTTCTGCTCTGGATTACAAAACCGACGTGGTGCTTCGA